A single Streptomyces sp. 2114.4 DNA region contains:
- the fabG gene encoding 3-oxoacyl-[acyl-carrier-protein] reductase codes for MSRSVLVTGGNRGIGLAIARAFAEAGDKVAITYRSGEPPAGFLAVKCDITDSEQVEQAYKEIEEKHGPVEVLVANAGVTRDQLLMRMSEEDFTSVLETNLTGTFRVVKRANRAMLRARKGRVVLISSVVGLLGGAGQANYAASKAGLVGFARSLARELGSRNITVNVVAPGFVDTDMTRVLTDEQRESIVKQVPLARYAQPEEIAASVRFLASDEAAYITGAVIPVDGGLGMGH; via the coding sequence TTGAGCCGCTCGGTTCTGGTCACCGGAGGTAACCGCGGCATTGGCCTCGCCATTGCCCGTGCCTTCGCCGAGGCAGGCGACAAGGTCGCCATCACCTACCGCTCGGGCGAACCGCCCGCGGGGTTTTTGGCCGTGAAGTGCGACATCACGGACAGCGAGCAGGTCGAGCAGGCGTACAAGGAGATCGAGGAGAAGCACGGTCCGGTCGAGGTGCTGGTGGCCAACGCCGGCGTCACCCGTGACCAGCTGCTGATGCGGATGTCCGAGGAGGACTTCACCTCGGTCCTGGAGACCAACCTCACCGGCACGTTCCGGGTGGTCAAGCGCGCCAACCGCGCGATGCTGCGGGCCCGCAAGGGCCGCGTCGTGCTGATCTCGTCCGTGGTGGGCCTGCTGGGTGGCGCGGGCCAGGCGAACTACGCCGCGTCCAAGGCCGGCCTGGTGGGCTTCGCCCGCTCGCTCGCCCGGGAGCTGGGCAGCCGCAACATCACCGTCAACGTCGTCGCCCCCGGCTTCGTCGACACCGACATGACCCGTGTGCTCACCGACGAGCAGCGGGAGAGCATCGTCAAGCAGGTGCCGCTCGCGCGGTATGCGCAGCCCGAGGAGATCGCCGCCTCGGTCCGCTTCCTGGCCTCCGACGAGGCCGCGTACATCACCGGAGCCGTCATTCCTGTCGACGGCGGATTGGGCATGGGTCACTGA
- the serB gene encoding phosphoserine phosphatase SerB, translated as MSASQIPPATAVPGDDLPTLLVKIFGKDRPGITAGLFDTLAAYSVDVVDIEQMVTRGRITLCALVTAPSPAEGSSGTSEGDLRATVHSWAESLNLQAEIISGRGDNRPRGTGRSHVTVLGHPLTAETAAAIAAAITATGGNIDRIFRLAKYPVTAVEFAVSGAATEALRSVLAPEAARLGVDVAVVAAGLQRRAQRLVVMDVDSTLIQDEVIELFAAHAGCEAEVAEVTAAAMRGELDFEQSLHARVELLGGLDASVVEAVRKEVRLTPGARTLVRTLKRLGYQVGVVSGGFTQVTDALQEELGLDFASANTLEIVGGKLTGRVTGDIVDRAGKARLLREFAQQAGVPLAQTVAIGDGANDLDMLNTAGLGVAFNAKPVVREAAHTAVNVPFLDTVLYLLGITREEVEAADTLVG; from the coding sequence ATGAGCGCATCGCAGATCCCGCCTGCCACCGCCGTACCGGGCGATGACCTACCGACCCTTCTCGTGAAGATCTTCGGGAAGGACCGGCCCGGCATCACCGCAGGTCTCTTCGACACCCTCGCCGCCTACTCCGTCGATGTCGTGGACATCGAACAGATGGTGACCCGGGGGCGCATCACGCTGTGCGCGCTGGTCACCGCCCCCTCCCCCGCCGAGGGCTCCTCCGGCACCTCCGAAGGCGACCTGCGGGCCACCGTGCACAGCTGGGCCGAGTCGCTGAACCTCCAGGCGGAGATCATCTCCGGCCGCGGTGACAACCGCCCGCGCGGCACCGGCCGTTCGCATGTCACCGTGCTCGGGCATCCGCTCACCGCGGAGACCGCCGCCGCGATCGCCGCCGCCATAACGGCCACCGGCGGCAACATCGACCGCATCTTCCGGCTTGCCAAGTATCCGGTGACCGCCGTCGAGTTCGCGGTGTCCGGTGCGGCGACCGAGGCGCTGCGCAGTGTGCTGGCTCCCGAGGCCGCGCGGCTCGGCGTGGATGTCGCGGTGGTGGCGGCCGGGCTGCAGCGCAGGGCGCAGCGGCTGGTGGTCATGGACGTCGACTCGACGCTCATCCAGGACGAGGTCATCGAGCTGTTCGCGGCGCACGCCGGCTGTGAGGCCGAGGTCGCCGAGGTCACCGCCGCCGCGATGCGCGGTGAGCTGGACTTCGAGCAGTCGCTGCACGCCCGGGTCGAGCTGCTCGGCGGGCTCGACGCGTCCGTGGTCGAGGCCGTGCGCAAGGAGGTGCGGCTCACCCCCGGGGCCCGCACCCTGGTACGGACCCTCAAGCGGCTCGGCTATCAAGTCGGCGTCGTATCGGGCGGTTTCACGCAGGTCACCGACGCGCTCCAGGAGGAGCTGGGGCTGGACTTCGCCTCGGCCAACACTTTGGAGATCGTCGGCGGGAAGCTCACCGGCCGGGTCACCGGCGACATCGTGGACCGGGCCGGCAAGGCGCGGCTGCTGCGGGAGTTCGCGCAGCAGGCCGGGGTGCCGCTCGCGCAGACCGTGGCGATCGGGGACGGTGCCAATGACCTCGACATGCTCAACACGGCCGGGCTCGGTGTCGCCTTCAACGCCAAGCCGGTGGTGCGGGAGGCGGCGCACACCGCGGTGAACGTGCCGTTCCTGGACACCGTGCTGTATCTGCTGGGGATCACCCGCGAAGAGGTCGAGGCGGCGGACACGCTCGTCGGCTGA
- a CDS encoding FHA domain-containing protein produces MGRGVPELVLELNGRTWTLDPSRSYNVGRDPQGDMVLDDARVSWRHATVRWAGHSWLIEDQGSTNGTYVQGRRIHQMEIGPGVTVHLGNATDGPRVTLSGGAQAADAFGAQAAQAARAPQQQPAQGWQAPPAQQPPGHHQPPAQQGWQAPQDQQQPYVPPQQAQQAQQPSQAVPPQQARQSPQAGAPVHGDRSPTTFHRLDSGRVMRIGRALENELVVSDLQVSRHHAEFRATPDGRFEIHDLGSHNGTYINGQPVPKSGKAPVGPNDIIGVGHSTFRMVGDRLEEFVDTGEVSFSARHLTVTVDGGKQILKDVSFGVPEKSLVAVIGPSGSGKSTLLKALTGYRPANQGDVLYDNRNLYKQFAELRQRIGLVPQDDILHKELTVEKALRYAAKLRFPGDTADAERKARIDEVLHELKLHVHKDKKVTSLSGGQRKRVSVALELLTKPSLIFLDEPTSGLDPGMDRDVMQLLRGLADDGRTVLVVTHSVAELALCDKLLVMAPGGGVAYFGPPEEALNFFQYDTWADVFSAFENYRDYDWMGRWRGSPHYQMYAADIDSVAPQSVNVQVPPTRIHKSQSWGSQLWTLMRRYVSVLASDRGFLGLMVVLPAVLGVVSMLIPSDYGLGYGPLAKGRTNRDASTIMLILAVGMCFSGAANSVRELIKERVIYERERATGLSRSAYLMSKVIVLGVVTAFQGGIIATIGFWTRNLPSEGLIVAKAPAIELALAIIALGFTSMMFGLIISALVKTAEKTMPLLVMFAIVQVVFTGVLFQLFDTPGVAQFAWLMPSRWAVAAMGATADMNTLLPWEPGNPDPLWKHQTGVYVMDMIILISLGVGLAFVVARLLRRHEPEVMRK; encoded by the coding sequence ATGGGGCGTGGAGTGCCTGAACTCGTACTCGAATTGAACGGAAGGACCTGGACGCTCGACCCGTCCCGGTCCTACAACGTGGGCCGTGATCCGCAGGGCGACATGGTGCTCGACGACGCCAGGGTCTCCTGGCGGCACGCCACCGTGCGCTGGGCCGGCCACAGCTGGCTCATCGAAGACCAGGGCAGCACCAACGGCACGTATGTCCAGGGCCGGCGGATCCACCAGATGGAGATAGGCCCCGGTGTCACCGTGCATCTGGGCAACGCCACCGACGGTCCCCGGGTGACCCTGTCCGGCGGGGCGCAGGCCGCCGACGCGTTCGGTGCGCAGGCCGCGCAGGCCGCGAGGGCGCCGCAGCAGCAGCCCGCGCAGGGCTGGCAGGCACCCCCCGCGCAGCAGCCGCCGGGCCACCACCAGCCGCCCGCCCAGCAGGGCTGGCAGGCGCCGCAGGACCAGCAGCAGCCGTACGTCCCACCGCAGCAGGCCCAGCAGGCCCAGCAGCCCTCGCAGGCCGTGCCCCCGCAGCAGGCCCGGCAGTCCCCGCAGGCCGGCGCCCCGGTCCACGGCGACCGCAGCCCGACCACGTTCCACCGCCTCGACTCGGGGCGGGTGATGCGCATCGGCCGTGCGCTGGAGAACGAGCTGGTCGTCTCCGACCTCCAGGTCTCCCGTCACCACGCCGAGTTCCGCGCCACCCCCGACGGCCGGTTCGAGATCCACGACCTCGGCAGTCACAACGGCACCTACATCAATGGCCAGCCGGTCCCCAAGTCCGGCAAGGCGCCGGTCGGGCCGAACGACATCATCGGCGTCGGCCACTCCACCTTCCGGATGGTCGGCGACCGCCTCGAGGAGTTCGTCGACACCGGTGAGGTCTCCTTCTCGGCCCGCCACCTCACCGTCACCGTCGACGGCGGCAAGCAGATCCTCAAGGACGTCTCCTTCGGCGTCCCCGAGAAGTCCCTGGTCGCGGTCATCGGCCCGTCCGGCTCCGGCAAGTCGACGCTGCTCAAGGCGCTGACCGGCTACCGCCCCGCCAACCAGGGCGATGTCCTCTACGACAACCGGAACCTCTACAAGCAGTTCGCCGAGCTGCGCCAGCGCATCGGTCTGGTCCCGCAGGACGACATCCTGCACAAGGAGCTGACCGTCGAGAAGGCCCTCCGGTACGCGGCCAAGCTCCGCTTCCCCGGGGACACCGCGGACGCCGAGCGCAAGGCCCGGATCGACGAGGTGCTGCACGAGCTCAAGCTCCACGTCCACAAGGACAAGAAGGTCACCTCGCTCTCCGGCGGCCAGCGCAAGCGGGTGTCGGTGGCCCTGGAGCTGCTGACCAAGCCGTCACTGATCTTCCTGGACGAGCCGACCTCCGGTCTCGACCCGGGCATGGACCGCGATGTCATGCAGCTGCTGCGCGGCCTCGCCGACGACGGCCGTACGGTCCTGGTCGTCACGCACTCGGTGGCCGAACTCGCGCTGTGCGACAAGCTGCTGGTGATGGCCCCGGGCGGCGGCGTGGCCTACTTCGGCCCGCCCGAGGAAGCGCTCAACTTCTTCCAGTACGACACCTGGGCGGATGTCTTCTCGGCGTTCGAGAACTACCGCGACTACGACTGGATGGGGCGCTGGCGCGGCTCCCCGCACTACCAGATGTACGCCGCTGACATCGACTCCGTCGCCCCGCAGTCGGTCAATGTCCAGGTGCCGCCGACCCGGATACACAAGTCGCAGAGCTGGGGCTCGCAGCTGTGGACGCTGATGCGCCGCTATGTCTCGGTGCTCGCCTCCGACCGGGGCTTCCTGGGCCTGATGGTCGTCCTGCCCGCGGTGCTCGGTGTGGTCTCGATGCTGATCCCCAGCGACTACGGCCTCGGCTACGGCCCGCTGGCCAAGGGCCGCACCAACCGCGACGCGAGCACCATCATGCTGATCCTCGCGGTCGGCATGTGCTTCTCGGGTGCCGCCAACTCGGTGCGCGAACTCATCAAGGAACGGGTGATCTACGAACGCGAACGGGCCACCGGCCTGTCGCGGTCGGCGTATCTGATGTCCAAGGTGATCGTGCTCGGGGTGGTCACGGCCTTCCAGGGCGGGATCATTGCGACGATCGGCTTCTGGACCCGGAATCTGCCCTCCGAGGGCCTGATCGTGGCGAAGGCCCCGGCGATCGAACTGGCGCTGGCGATCATCGCGCTCGGCTTCACCTCGATGATGTTCGGCCTGATCATCTCGGCGCTGGTGAAGACCGCGGAGAAGACCATGCCGCTGCTGGTCATGTTCGCCATCGTCCAGGTGGTCTTCACCGGTGTGCTCTTCCAGCTCTTCGACACCCCGGGTGTCGCACAGTTCGCCTGGCTGATGCCTTCGCGCTGGGCCGTCGCCGCGATGGGCGCCACCGCCGATATGAACACCCTGCTGCCCTGGGAGCCGGGAAATCCGGACCCGCTGTGGAAGCACCAGACCGGCGTCTATGTGATGGACATGATCATCCTGATCAGTCTGGGCGTCGGGCTCGCCTTCGTCGTCGCCCGGCTGCTGCGCCGCCACGAACCCGAGGTCATGCGCAAGTAG
- a CDS encoding FadR/GntR family transcriptional regulator has translation MPLTSPRRSALADQVIAQLRAQITSGEWPVGSRIPTEPALVEQLGVARNTVREAVRALAHNGLLDIRQGSGTYVVATSELAGVMNRRFASAAPGHVAELRSALEASAARLAAERRTAQDLRQIDALLERRERAWESGAAEAFVEADATLHMAIVSASHNEVLAEIYADLGGVLRDFLRADVGEELRPEAHMDHARLVEAIRAGDGDRAAAEASTHPFGCRPGLPDHG, from the coding sequence ATGCCTCTGACCTCGCCCCGCCGGTCCGCGCTGGCCGACCAGGTGATCGCGCAGCTGCGCGCCCAGATCACGTCCGGCGAGTGGCCGGTGGGCTCCCGTATCCCGACCGAGCCGGCGCTCGTCGAACAGCTCGGGGTGGCCCGTAACACCGTCCGCGAGGCCGTACGGGCGCTGGCGCACAACGGGCTGCTGGACATCCGGCAGGGCTCGGGCACCTACGTGGTGGCGACCAGTGAACTGGCCGGGGTGATGAACCGCCGGTTCGCTTCGGCCGCGCCGGGACACGTCGCCGAGCTGCGCAGTGCCCTGGAGGCGTCAGCTGCCCGGCTCGCGGCCGAGCGCCGCACCGCGCAGGACCTGCGGCAGATCGACGCCCTGCTGGAACGGCGCGAGCGGGCCTGGGAGTCCGGCGCGGCGGAGGCCTTCGTGGAGGCGGACGCGACCTTGCACATGGCGATCGTGTCGGCCTCGCACAACGAGGTGCTGGCCGAGATCTACGCCGACCTCGGGGGCGTGCTGCGCGACTTCCTGCGGGCCGATGTGGGCGAGGAGCTGCGGCCCGAGGCACATATGGACCATGCCCGGCTGGTCGAGGCGATCCGGGCGGGCGACGGCGACCGGGCCGCCGCCGAGGCGAGCACCCACCCCTTCGGCTGCCGGCCCGGCCTCCCGGACCACGGCTGA
- a CDS encoding histidine phosphatase family protein produces the protein MSADTPRRIVLLRHAKAEWSETSDHERPLAERGRKDAPVAGRWLAGAGITPDLTLCSTSARTRETWKLAVHELPQRPKTVYEERIYEASLGELIALLNETSDDVTDLMLVGHNPGVHALADALSGDAEGDLLPRMNRSGFPTASLAVLSFDGSWKSVEHGVGRLVAYWTPHG, from the coding sequence ATGAGCGCCGATACACCCCGCCGGATTGTCCTCCTCCGACACGCCAAGGCCGAATGGTCGGAGACCAGCGATCATGAGCGTCCGCTCGCCGAGCGCGGCCGCAAGGATGCCCCGGTCGCCGGCCGCTGGCTGGCCGGAGCCGGGATCACCCCCGATCTGACCCTGTGCTCGACCTCAGCGCGTACCCGTGAGACCTGGAAGCTCGCCGTCCACGAGCTCCCGCAGCGACCCAAGACCGTCTATGAGGAGCGGATCTACGAAGCCTCCCTGGGCGAGCTCATCGCGCTGCTGAACGAGACCTCCGACGACGTCACCGACCTGATGCTGGTCGGGCACAACCCCGGCGTGCACGCCCTCGCCGACGCGCTCTCCGGCGACGCCGAGGGCGATCTGCTGCCCCGGATGAACCGCAGCGGCTTCCCGACGGCCTCGCTCGCGGTGCTCTCCTTCGACGGCTCCTGGAAGTCCGTCGAGCACGGCGTCGGACGCCTGGTCGCCTACTGGACCCCCCACGGGTAA
- the fabI gene encoding enoyl-ACP reductase FabI has protein sequence MSGILAGKRILVTGVLTESSIAFQAAKVAQNEGAEVILTGFGRLSLVERIAKRLPKEAPVIELDVTNQEHLDGLADKIREHQGEGARLDGIVHSIAFGPQGAFNFLEAEWSDVGTAVQVSAYSYKSLTMACLPLMEHGGAVVGLTFDAQIAWPKYDWMGVAKAALESTNRYLARDLGPKGVRCNLVSAGPIKSMAAKSIPGFEELADVWNHRAPIGWDLADPEPAGRGVVGMLSDFFPRTTGEIVHVDGGVHMMGA, from the coding sequence ATGAGTGGAATCCTTGCAGGCAAGCGCATCCTGGTCACGGGTGTCCTGACCGAGTCGTCGATCGCCTTCCAGGCGGCCAAGGTCGCCCAGAACGAGGGCGCCGAGGTCATCCTCACCGGCTTCGGCCGGCTCTCCCTCGTCGAGCGGATCGCCAAGCGGCTTCCCAAGGAAGCCCCGGTCATCGAGCTGGACGTCACCAACCAGGAGCACCTGGACGGCCTGGCCGACAAGATCCGCGAGCACCAGGGCGAGGGCGCCCGTCTCGACGGCATCGTGCACTCCATCGCCTTCGGCCCGCAGGGCGCCTTCAACTTCCTGGAGGCCGAGTGGTCGGACGTGGGGACCGCGGTGCAGGTCTCCGCGTACTCGTACAAGTCGCTGACCATGGCCTGCCTGCCGCTCATGGAGCACGGCGGAGCGGTCGTCGGCCTCACCTTCGACGCGCAGATCGCCTGGCCCAAGTACGACTGGATGGGCGTGGCCAAGGCGGCGCTGGAGAGCACCAACCGCTACCTCGCCCGTGACCTCGGCCCCAAGGGCGTCCGCTGCAACCTGGTCTCGGCCGGCCCCATCAAGTCGATGGCCGCCAAGTCCATCCCCGGCTTCGAGGAGCTGGCGGACGTGTGGAACCACCGCGCCCCGATCGGCTGGGACCTGGCCGACCCGGAGCCGGCCGGCCGCGGCGTCGTCGGCATGCTGTCCGACTTCTTCCCCCGTACGACGGGCGAGATCGTCCACGTCGACGGCGGTGTGCACATGATGGGCGCCTGA
- a CDS encoding SGM_5486 family transporter-associated protein produces the protein MPVLEPNPQGSQKKLLLVLGVMLGVTVLVAIIASIAAP, from the coding sequence ATGCCAGTGCTCGAACCGAATCCGCAGGGCAGCCAGAAGAAGCTGCTCCTCGTGCTGGGCGTCATGCTCGGCGTGACCGTTCTCGTCGCGATCATTGCGAGTATCGCGGCGCCGTAG
- a CDS encoding MFS transporter translates to MADDDLATLGPAAEPHTTPADRPAHGTKGPQPGLGEAAPASRHQASGQAGHGLRWIVIAGLVLAALNLRPAITSLGALLEEVRDGLGMSGTVAGLLTSVPALCFAAFGIAAPRLARRFGPGAVVCAGMAAITVGVVVRPYAGGTGGFLAASGLALAGIAVSNVLMPVVIKSWFADRVGPMTGLYSMALALGTSLAAALTVPMTDALGGSWRTGLAVWAALAAVAVLPWLVVVRQRRAAAGPATGKAAHTGETTLRITSSPTAWALAVFFGLQATAAYITMGWMPQIFRDAGVSAGTAGVLLAVTMAMGVPLSFVLPRLAARMRHQGPLAVLLGLCGLAGYAGLWLAPAAGAWAWALLMGISNCAFPLALTMIGMRSTSSAGVVKLSAFTQSVGYLISVPGPLLVGTLYQHSGGWGLPIALMAGLMVPQIVVGVLAGRDRRIEDET, encoded by the coding sequence ATGGCAGACGACGACCTCGCGACCCTCGGCCCCGCCGCCGAGCCCCACACGACCCCCGCCGACCGGCCCGCCCACGGCACCAAAGGCCCGCAGCCGGGCCTCGGGGAAGCCGCTCCGGCGAGCCGCCACCAGGCGAGCGGACAGGCCGGTCACGGGCTGCGGTGGATCGTGATCGCCGGTCTCGTCCTCGCCGCGCTCAACCTCCGCCCGGCCATCACCAGCCTCGGCGCGCTGCTGGAGGAGGTGCGCGACGGCCTCGGCATGAGCGGCACCGTCGCCGGCCTGCTGACTTCCGTGCCCGCGCTGTGCTTCGCCGCCTTCGGTATCGCCGCACCCCGCCTGGCCAGGCGCTTCGGGCCGGGTGCGGTCGTCTGCGCCGGTATGGCCGCGATCACCGTGGGTGTCGTGGTGCGCCCGTACGCCGGTGGCACCGGCGGCTTCCTCGCCGCCAGCGGGCTCGCCCTGGCCGGCATCGCGGTCAGCAACGTCCTGATGCCGGTGGTCATCAAGAGCTGGTTCGCCGACCGGGTCGGCCCGATGACGGGGCTCTACTCCATGGCCCTGGCCCTGGGCACCTCGCTCGCCGCGGCGCTCACCGTGCCCATGACCGATGCGCTCGGCGGGAGTTGGCGGACCGGTCTGGCGGTGTGGGCGGCGCTCGCGGCGGTCGCCGTGCTGCCCTGGCTCGTGGTGGTACGGCAGCGCAGGGCCGCCGCCGGGCCGGCCACGGGCAAAGCGGCACACACCGGGGAGACCACCCTGCGGATCACCTCCTCGCCGACCGCCTGGGCGCTGGCCGTCTTCTTCGGCCTGCAGGCCACCGCCGCGTACATCACGATGGGCTGGATGCCGCAGATCTTCCGGGACGCCGGGGTCTCGGCGGGCACCGCGGGAGTGCTGCTGGCGGTCACCATGGCGATGGGCGTCCCGCTCTCCTTCGTCCTGCCGCGGCTGGCGGCCCGGATGCGGCATCAGGGTCCGCTCGCGGTGCTGCTCGGCCTGTGCGGCCTGGCCGGTTACGCCGGGCTGTGGCTGGCACCGGCCGCCGGCGCCTGGGCCTGGGCGCTGCTGATGGGCATCTCCAACTGCGCCTTCCCGCTGGCCCTGACGATGATCGGGATGCGTTCGACCAGCTCCGCCGGGGTCGTCAAGCTCTCGGCCTTCACGCAGAGCGTCGGCTATCTGATCTCCGTTCCCGGACCGCTGCTGGTCGGCACGCTCTACCAGCACAGCGGCGGCTGGGGGCTGCCGATCGCCCTGATGGCGGGGCTGATGGTGCCGCAGATCGTGGTGGGTGTGCTGGCCGGACGGGACCGCCGGATCGAGGACGAGACCTGA
- a CDS encoding TldD/PmbA family protein, which yields MPAPHAVDETFLALPLHALADAALARARALGADHADFRLERIRSASWRLRDARTSGTSDTTDLGYAVRVVHGGAWGFASGVDLTMDAAARVASQAVAMAKLSAKVIRAAGSDERVELADEPAHPDRTWVSSYEINPFDVPDAEKSGLLAEWSARLLGAAGVAHADASLLTVQENKFYADSAGTGTTQQRVRLHPELTAVAVDPVTGDFDSMRTLAPPAGRGWEYLTGDHYDWDGELARIPDHLAEKMRAPHVEAGRYDLVVDPSNLWLTIHESVGHATELDRALGYEAAYAGTSFATFDQLGKLAYGSALMNVTGDRTVEHGLATIGYDDEGVAAQSWDLVKDGTLVGYQLDRRIAKLTGFDRSNGCAYADSPGHVPVQRMANVSLQPAPDGPSTEELISGVERGIYVVGDRSWSIDMQRYNFQFTQQRAYAIRNGRLAGQLRDVAYQATTTDFWGSMTAVGGPETYVLGGAFNCGKAQPGQVAAVSHGCPSALFEGVNILNTTQEAGR from the coding sequence TTGCCTGCACCCCATGCCGTTGACGAAACATTCCTGGCGCTGCCGTTGCATGCGCTGGCCGACGCGGCGCTGGCCCGCGCCCGCGCGCTGGGCGCCGACCATGCGGACTTCCGCCTGGAGCGGATCCGCAGCGCATCCTGGCGGCTGCGGGACGCCCGTACGTCCGGGACCTCGGACACCACCGACCTCGGGTACGCGGTCCGGGTGGTGCACGGCGGGGCGTGGGGCTTCGCCTCCGGCGTGGATCTGACCATGGACGCGGCGGCGCGGGTGGCCTCGCAGGCGGTGGCGATGGCCAAGCTGTCGGCCAAGGTCATCCGGGCCGCCGGCTCCGACGAAAGGGTCGAGCTGGCCGACGAGCCCGCCCACCCGGACCGCACCTGGGTCTCCTCGTACGAGATCAACCCGTTCGACGTACCGGACGCCGAGAAGAGCGGGCTGCTCGCCGAGTGGAGCGCCCGGTTGCTGGGCGCCGCGGGCGTGGCCCACGCGGACGCCTCGCTGCTGACCGTCCAGGAGAACAAGTTCTACGCCGACAGTGCGGGCACCGGCACCACCCAGCAGCGGGTGCGGCTGCACCCCGAGCTGACCGCGGTCGCGGTGGACCCGGTGACCGGCGACTTCGACTCCATGCGCACCCTCGCCCCGCCGGCCGGGCGCGGCTGGGAGTACCTGACCGGCGACCACTACGACTGGGACGGTGAGCTGGCCCGTATCCCGGATCACCTCGCCGAGAAGATGCGCGCGCCGCACGTCGAGGCCGGCAGGTACGACCTGGTGGTGGACCCGTCCAATCTGTGGCTGACGATCCACGAGTCGGTCGGGCACGCGACGGAGCTGGACCGGGCCCTGGGCTACGAGGCGGCCTATGCGGGCACCTCGTTCGCCACCTTCGACCAGCTCGGGAAGCTGGCGTACGGCTCCGCGCTGATGAACGTCACGGGCGACCGGACCGTCGAGCACGGGCTCGCGACCATCGGCTACGACGACGAGGGGGTGGCCGCCCAGTCCTGGGACCTGGTGAAGGACGGGACCCTGGTCGGCTACCAACTCGACCGCAGAATCGCGAAACTGACGGGCTTCGACCGCTCCAACGGCTGCGCGTACGCGGACTCTCCCGGCCATGTCCCGGTCCAGCGGATGGCGAACGTCTCGCTGCAGCCGGCCCCGGACGGCCCGTCCACCGAGGAGCTGATCTCCGGGGTGGAGCGCGGCATCTATGTCGTCGGCGACCGGTCCTGGTCGATCGATATGCAGCGGTACAACTTCCAGTTCACACAGCAGCGGGCGTACGCGATCCGGAACGGACGGCTGGCCGGGCAGCTGCGTGACGTCGCCTACCAGGCGACCACCACCGACTTCTGGGGCTCGATGACCGCGGTCGGCGGCCCGGAGACCTACGTCCTGGGCGGTGCCTTCAACTGCGGCAAGGCCCAGCCGGGCCAGGTGGCCGCCGTTTCGCACGGCTGCCCGTCGGCTCTCTTCGAGGGCGTGAACATTCTGAACACCACGCAGGAGGCCGGTCGATGA